In Harmonia axyridis chromosome 6, icHarAxyr1.1, whole genome shotgun sequence, a single window of DNA contains:
- the LOC123682360 gene encoding myosin heavy chain, non-muscle isoform X1, producing the protein MADVDRDRYDPELKYLFVDRNNFNDPASQAEWTQKRLVWVPHDTQGFVAASVKGERGDEVEVELQETGKRVFVPKDDIQKMNPPKFDKVEDMAELTCLNEACVLHNLKDRYYSGLIYTYSGLFCVVVNPYKKLPIYTEKIMERYKGIKRHEVPPHVFAITDTAYRSMLQEREDQSILCTGESGAGKTENTKKVIQYLAYVAASKSPKGGGAKDIIGGLEQQLLQANPILEAFGNAKTIKNDNSSRFGKFIRINFDASGYIAGANIETYLLEKSRAIRQAKQERTFHIFYQLLSGASAAQKKEFILEDPKSYPFIRDDNHLVPGVDDSAEFEATVNSMNIMGMTQEDFSAIFKIVSAVMLFGTMQFKQDRNSDQATLPDNTVAQKIAHLLGLPVTDMTKAFLKPRIKVGRDFVTKSQTKEQVEFAVEAISKACYERMFRWLVTRINRSLGRTKRQGASFIGILDIAGFEIFELNSFEQLCINYTNEKLQQLFNHTMFILEQEEYQREGIEWKFIDFGLDLQPTIDLIDKPMGIMALLDEECLFPKATDKTFVDKLVNAHSGHPKFRKSDFRGVADFSIIHYAGKVDYCANQWLMKNMDPQNENVVSLFQSSQDPFVVHIWKDAENIGRAKGMFRTVSYLYKEQLANLMITLRNTNPNFVRCIIPNHEKRSGKIDAPLVLDQLRCNGVLEGIRICRQGFPNRIPFQEFRQRYELLTPNVINKGFMDGKKACETMIKCLDLDQNLYRIGQSKIFFRAGVLAHLEEERDYKITDLIVNFQAFCRGFLSRRNYQKRVQQLNAIRIIQRNCSAYLKLRNWQWWRLYTKVKPLLEVTKQEEKLMQKEDELKQVKDKLELQVRASSEFEKKYQQALEEKTVLQEQLQAEVELCAEAEEMRARMTARKQELEEILHDLESRVEEEEERANTLNTDKKRLLGTIQDLEEQLEEEEAARQKLQLEKVQCDGKIKKLEEDLALSDDTNQKLLKEKKILEERSNDLSQTLAEEEEKAKHLSKLKAKHEATIAELEERLLKDHQQRQEADRTKRKVETEVNDLKEQLMERRTQMEELQLQLGKREEELAQAMVRVDEEGAIKAQAQKALRELESQLAELQEDLEVEKAARSKAEKQKRDLNEELEALKNELLDSMDSTAAQQELRSKREQELATLKKTIEEETQAHEVALADMRHKHTQELSSVTEQLENLKKTKNNLEKSKQSLEAENADLATELRNVSSNRQETERRRKQAESQLTEIQAKLAEVERTKTEFQEKTLKLQQEIDSIAQQLEQAELKASAAQKNQSTADSQLSEVQTALEEETKQKLSLSSKLRQIESEKETLQEHLEEEEELKKNLEKQLANLNIQLQEAKKKAEDEAEQSAILEESKKKLAKDLDVLQRQVDELLATNDKLERSKKKIAAELEDANIELEVQRQKVIELEKKQKNFDKILAEEKQVSEQLAEQRDIAEREAREKETRVLSLSRELDESSEKIEELERVKRQLQAELDELVNNQGAADKNVHELEKAKRSLESQLVELRAQNEELEDELQLTEDAKLRLEVNMQALRAQFERDVQAKEEQAEEKRRGIVKQLREMEAELDEERKQRTAAVTARKKLEGDLKEMEGQIELQYKVKEDALKQLKKSQQQCKEALREAEEARAGREDLAASCKEAERKVKTLEADVLQLTEDLSSSERARRAAEAERDELLEEINSSNNKGTLLVDEKRRLEARIATLEEELEEEQSNNEIFQDRARKAQLNIEQLTTELANERSSAQKNESGRLLLERQNKELKAKLTELETAQRTKTKATITALESKLANLEEQLEVEAKERLTQQKTNRKLDKKLKELLMQLEDERRHVDQYKEQVEKAKSRMNAFKRQLDEAEEEISREKAQKRKFQRECEDMAESHELMSREISNLKSKLRRTTGSMGISSSRLGSSKRSTVSSSGNASGDDSTTQDETMDGEDGLN; encoded by the exons ACATATTCTGGTCTTTTCTGCGTCGTCGTCAACCCGTACAAAAAATTGCCAATTTACACAGAAAAGATAATGGAGAGATACAAAGGAATCAAACGCCATGAAGTGCCACCACATGTCTTTGCCATAACTGATACAGCGTACAGATCGATGCTGCAAG aacgtgaagatcaatcaattttatgtaCAGGAGAATCAGGTGCTGGTAAaactgaaaatacaaaaaaagttATACAGTACCTTGCGTACGTAGCTGCCTCAAAATCTCCAAAAGGCGGTGGTGCG AAAGATATCATC GGCGGTTTAGAGCAACAGTTACTTCAAGCCAATCCTATTCTAGAAGCATTCGGTAATGCAAAAACGATAAAAAACGACAACTCTTCCAGATTT GGTAAATTTATTAGGATAAATTTTGATGCTTCTGGGTATATAGCAGGAGCGAATATAGAGACTTACTTATTAGAGAAATCACGTGCCATACGTCAAGCTAAACAAGAAAGAACATTCCATATATTCTATCAACTTCTGTCGGGTGCATCAGCAGCGCAAAAGa AGGAATTCATCTTAGAAGATCCCAAGTCATATCCCTTCATCAGAGACGATAACCACCTAGTACCCGGTGTTGATGATTCTGCTGAATTCGAAGCTACCGTGAACAGTATGAACATCATGGGAATGACCCAAGAAGACTTTAGCGCCATATTCAAGATTGTTTCAGCGGTGATGCTCTTTGGCACCATGCAGTTCAAGCAAGACAGGAACTCGGACCAAGCAACACTACCCGACAACACCGTGGCTCAGAAAATAGCCCATTTGCTCGGTCTACCGGTTACAGACATGACCAAGGCTTTCTTGAAACCCAGAATCAAGGTCGGAAGGGACTTTGTGACTAAAAGTCAGACTAAAGAACAG GTTGAGTTTGCCGTAGAAGCCATATCCAAAGCATGCTATGAACGAATGTTCAGATGGCTGGTAACTAGAATAAATCGCTCTCTAGGTAGAACCAAACGTCAAGGTGCTAGTTTCATTGGAATCCTCGATATTGCcggttttgaaatatttgaattgaattcattTGAGCAGTTATGTATCAACTATACTAACGAGAAGCTTCAACAGCTGTTCAATCACACTATGTTCATTTTGGAACAGGAGGAGTACCAGAGAGAAGGTATTGAATGGAAATTTATAGATTTTGGTCTAGATCTCCAGCCAACAATAGATTTGATCGATAAACCCATGGGTATCATGGCCCTTCTCGATGAAGAGTGTCTTTTCCCAAAGGCTACAGATAAAACGTTTGTCGATAAATTAGTGAACGCTCACTCAGGTCACCCCAAATTTCGTAAAAGCGACTTTAGGGGTGTAGCCGACTTTTCCATCATCCACTATGCGGGCAAAGTGGATTATTGCGCGAACCAATGGTTGATGAAAAACATGGATCCTCAAAATGAGAATGTAGTCTCTTTATTCCAATCCTCACAGGATCCTTTCGTTGTGCACATTTGGAAGGACGCGGAAAACATCGGGAGGGCTAAGGGAATGTTCCGTACTGTTTCCTATTTATATAAGGAACAGCTGGCTAACCTTATGATCACCCTAAGGAACACCAATCCGAATTTCGTTAGATGCATCATACCGAATCATGAAAAACGCTCTGGAAAAATTGACGCGCCTTTGGTACTGGATCAACTGAGGTGTAATGGTGTACTTGAGGGAATAAGAATCTGCAGACAAGGTTTTCCTAATCGTATACCTTTTCAAGAGTTCCGCCAACGGTACGAACTCCTAACACCAAATGTGATCAACAAAGGTTTCATGGATGGCAAGAAAGCCTGTGAAACTATGATAAAATGCTTAGACCTCGATCAAAATTTGTACAGAATCGGACAATCTAAGATCTTTTTCAGAGCTGGAGTGCTGGCCCATTTAGAAGAAGAGCGGGATTACAAAATCACCGATTTAATAGTCAACTTCCAAGCGTTCTGCCGAGGTTTCTTGTCTagaagaaattatcagaaaagaGTACAGCAACTCAACGCTATCAGGATTATTCAAAGAAACTGCTCTGCATACCTGAAACTTCGGAACTGGCAGTGGTGGAGATTATACACCAAAGTTAAACCATTACTGGAGGTCACTAAACAAGAAGAAAAACTTATGCAAAAAGAAGATGAGCTGAAACAGGTGAAAGATaaacttgaacttcaagttAGAGCTTCTTCTGAATTCGAGAAGAAGTATCAACAAGCCCTCGAAGAAAAAACTGTTCTTCAAGAACAGCTACAGGCTGAAGTAGAACTTTGTGCTGAAGCAGAGGAAATGAGAGCTAGAATGACTGCTCGAAAACAAGAATTAGAAGAAATTCTTCACGACTTGGAATCTAgagtagaagaagaagaagaaagagcAAATACTCTAAACACTgataaaaaaaggttattaGGCACCATTCAAGACTTGGAAGAACAGTTAGAAGAAGAGGAAGCAGCCAGGCAAAAATTGCAATTAGAAAAAGTGCAATGTGAtggcaaaataaaaaaacttgaagAGGACTTGGCTCTTAGTGATGATACcaatcaaaaattattgaaagaaaagaaaattttggaaGAACGTTCAAACGACTTAAGCCAAACACTGGCTGAAGAAGAGGAAAAAGCCAAACATCTTTCAAAACTGAAGGCTAAGCATGAAGCAACCATTGCAGAGTTAGAAGAAAGACTTTTAAAAGATCATCAACAAAGACAAGAAGCAGATAGAACTAAAAGAAAGGTAGAAACTGAGGTAAATGATTTGAAGGAACAATTAATGGAAAGAAGAACTCAAATGGAAGAATTACAACTTCAATTGGGTAAAAGGGAAGAAGAATTAGCACAAGCTATGGTAAGAGTAGATGAAGAAGGTGCTATAAAAGCTCAGGCTCAAAAAGCGCTCAGAGAATTAGAAAGTCAACTTGCAGAACTCCAAGAAGATTTGGAGGTTGAAAAAGCAGCTAGAAGTAAAgctgaaaaacaaaaaagagaTCTAAACGAAGAACTGGAAGCTCTGAAAAATGAACTATTAGATTCCATGGATTCGACTGCTGCACAACAAGAATTAAGGTCTAAGAGAGAACAAGAATTGGCCACTTTGAAGAAAACTATTGAAGAAGAAACCCAAGCTCACGAAGTTGCGCTGGCTGATATGAGGCACAAGCATACTCAAGAATTAAGTTCCGTCACCGAGCAACTAGAAAATCTGAAGAAGACTAagaataatttagaaaaaagtAAACAGTCATTGGAAGCAGAAAACGCTGATTTAGCAACTGAGTTGAGAAATGTTAGTTCGAACAGACAGGAAACTGAACGTCGCAGGAAACAAGCTGAAAGCCAGTTGACAGAAATTCAAGCCAAACTGGCTGAAGTAGAAAGAACAAAGACTGAATTTCAGGAAAAGACTCTAAAGCTCCAGCAAGAAATAGACAGCATTGCTCAGCAACTGGAGCAAGCTGAATTGAAAGCATCTGCTGCACAAAAGAATCAAAGCACTGCAGATTCACAATTATCTGAGGTTCAAACAGCTTTAGAAGAGGAAACGAAGCAGAAACTTTCCCTTAGCTCCAAACTGAGACAGATAGAGTCTGAGAAAGAAACTTTACAAGAACATcttgaagaggaagaagaattgaaaaaaaatcttgagaaaCAG TTGGCCAATCTCAATATACAACTTCAAGAAGCTAAAAAGAAAGCAGAAGATGAAGCAGAACAATCTGCCATATTAGAAGAGAGTAAGAAGAAACTTGCCAAAGATTTAGATGTTCTTCAAAGACAGGTTGATGAACTTCTTGCCACCAATGATAAATTGGAAAGAAGCAAAAAGAAGATTGCTGCAGAGCTTGAAGATGCTAACATTGAATTAGAAGTACAAAGACAAAAAGTTATCGAACTGGAAAAGAAACAAAAGAACTTTGACAAGATTCTGGCTGAGGAGAAGCAGGTTAGTGAACAGTTAGCTGAGCAAAGGGATATAGCAGAACGAGAGGCGAGAGAGAAAGAAACAAGGGTATTATCCTTGAGCAGGGAACTTGATGAATCAAGTGAAAAG ATTGAAGAGTTGGAAAGGGTGAAAAGACAACTTCAAGCAGAATTGGATGAACTTGTCAACAACCAAGGCGCTGCTGATAAGAATGTACATGAGCTAGAAAAGGCCAAGAGGTCCCTTGAAAGTCAGTTAGTAGAACTGAGAGCACAAAATGAAGAATTGGAAGATGAATTACAACTTACTGAAGATGCCAAGCTTCGTCTTGAAGTTAATATGCAG GCACTGCGGGCGCAATTTGAAAGAGATGTACAAGCAAAAGAAGAGCAAGCTGAAGAGAAGAGGAGGGGAATAGTAAAACAGTTGAGAGAAATGGAAGCAGAGTTAGATGAAGAAAGAAAACAGAGGACTGCCGCTGTTACTGCCAGGAAGAAATTAGAAG gTGACCTGAAAGAAATGGAAGGGCAGATTGAACTACAATACAAAGTCAAAGAAGACGCTCTCAAACAGTTGAAAAAATCTCAACAGCAATGCAAAGAAGCACTTAGAGAAGCAGAAGAAGCTAGGGCAGGAAGAGAAGACCTAGCTGCCAGTTGCAAGGAAGCCGAAAGAAAAGTTAAGACATTGGAAGCTGATGTTCTTCAGCTCACTGAAGACTTGTCAAGTTCTGAAAGGGCGAGAAGGGCTGCAGAAGCTGAAAGGGATGAACTTCTGGAGGAAATTAATAGTAGCAATAACAAAG GAACACTTCTAGTTGATGAAAAACGTAGACTTGAAGCAAGAATAGCAACTTTAGAAGAGGAGCTTGAAGAAGAGCAGAGTAACAATGAAATCTTCCAAGATAGGGCAAGAAAAGCTCAACTTAACATAGAACAGTTGACAACTGAACTGGCCAATGAAAGATCATCTGCACAGAAGAATGAATCCGGTAGATTGCTTCTCGAGAGACAAAACAAAGAACTTAAAGCCAAACTTACTGAGCTTGAAACTGCTCAGCGTACTAAGACAAAGGCCACAATTACAGCATTGGAAAGTAAATTGGCTAATTTGGAAGAGCAATTAGAG GTTGAAGCTAAAGAACGGCTCACCCAGCAAAAGACCAACCGTAAGCTAGACAAAAAGCTTAAAGAGCTCCTTATGCAGTTGGAAGATGAACGCAGGCACGTGGATCAATACAAAGAACAAGTGGAAAAGGCGAAATCTCGCATGAACGCTTTCAAGCGTCAGCTCGATGAGGCTGAAGAAGAAATAAGCAGGGAAAAGGCACAGAAAAGAAAATTCCAGAGGGAATGTGAAGATATGGCTGAAAGTCACGAGCTAATGTCAAGAGAAATTAGCAACTTGAAGAGTAAATTGAG
- the LOC123682360 gene encoding myosin heavy chain, non-muscle isoform X4 → MADVDRDRYDPELKYLFVDRNNFNDPASQAEWTQKRLVWVPHDTQGFVAASVKGERGDEVEVELQETGKRVFVPKDDIQKMNPPKFDKVEDMAELTCLNEACVLHNLKDRYYSGLIYTYSGLFCVVVNPYKKLPIYTEKIMERYKGIKRHEVPPHVFAITDTAYRSMLQEREDQSILCTGESGAGKTENTKKVIQYLAYVAASKSPKGGGAKDIIGGLEQQLLQANPILEAFGNAKTIKNDNSSRFGKFIRINFDASGYIAGANIETYLLEKSRAIRQAKQERTFHIFYQLLSGASAAQKKEFILEDPKSYPFIRDDNHLVPGVDDSAEFEATVNSMNIMGMTQEDFSAIFKIVSAVMLFGTMQFKQDRNSDQATLPDNTVAQKIAHLLGLPVTDMTKAFLKPRIKVGRDFVTKSQTKEQVEFAVEAISKACYERMFRWLVTRINRSLGRTKRQGASFIGILDIAGFEIFELNSFEQLCINYTNEKLQQLFNHTMFILEQEEYQREGIEWKFIDFGLDLQPTIDLIDKPMGIMALLDEECLFPKATDKTFVDKLVNAHSGHPKFRKSDFRGVADFSIIHYAGKVDYCANQWLMKNMDPQNENVVSLFQSSQDPFVVHIWKDAENIGRAKGMFRTVSYLYKEQLANLMITLRNTNPNFVRCIIPNHEKRSGKIDAPLVLDQLRCNGVLEGIRICRQGFPNRIPFQEFRQRYELLTPNVINKGFMDGKKACETMIKCLDLDQNLYRIGQSKIFFRAGVLAHLEEERDYKITDLIVNFQAFCRGFLSRRNYQKRVQQLNAIRIIQRNCSAYLKLRNWQWWRLYTKVKPLLEVTKQEEKLMQKEDELKQVKDKLELQVRASSEFEKKYQQALEEKTVLQEQLQAEVELCAEAEEMRARMTARKQELEEILHDLESRVEEEEERANTLNTDKKRLLGTIQDLEEQLEEEEAARQKLQLEKVQCDGKIKKLEEDLALSDDTNQKLLKEKKILEERSNDLSQTLAEEEEKAKHLSKLKAKHEATIAELEERLLKDHQQRQEADRTKRKVETEVNDLKEQLMERRTQMEELQLQLGKREEELAQAMVRVDEEGAIKAQAQKALRELESQLAELQEDLEVEKAARSKAEKQKRDLNEELEALKNELLDSMDSTAAQQELRSKREQELATLKKTIEEETQAHEVALADMRHKHTQELSSVTEQLENLKKTKNNLEKSKQSLEAENADLATELRNVSSNRQETERRRKQAESQLTEIQAKLAEVERTKTEFQEKTLKLQQEIDSIAQQLEQAELKASAAQKNQSTADSQLSEVQTALEEETKQKLSLSSKLRQIESEKETLQEHLEEEEELKKNLEKQLANLNIQLQEAKKKAEDEAEQSAILEESKKKLAKDLDVLQRQVDELLATNDKLERSKKKIAAELEDANIELEVQRQKVIELEKKQKNFDKILAEEKQVSEQLAEQRDIAEREAREKETRVLSLSRELDESSEKIEELERVKRQLQAELDELVNNQGAADKNVHELEKAKRSLESQLVELRAQNEELEDELQLTEDAKLRLEVNMQALRAQFERDVQAKEEQAEEKRRGIVKQLREMEAELDEERKQRTAAVTARKKLEGDLKEMEGQIELQYKVKEDALKQLKKSQQQCKEALREAEEARAGREDLAASCKEAERKVKTLEADVLQLTEDLSSSERARRAAEAERDELLEEINSSNNKGTLLVDEKRRLEARIATLEEELEEEQSNNEIFQDRARKAQLNIEQLTTELANERSSAQKNESGRLLLERQNKELKAKLTELETAQRTKTKATITALESKLANLEEQLEVEAKERLTQQKTNRKLDKKLKELLMQLEDERRHVDQYKEQVEKAKSRMNAFKRQLDEAEEEISREKAQKRKFQRECEDMAESHELMSREISNLKSKLSIK, encoded by the exons ACATATTCTGGTCTTTTCTGCGTCGTCGTCAACCCGTACAAAAAATTGCCAATTTACACAGAAAAGATAATGGAGAGATACAAAGGAATCAAACGCCATGAAGTGCCACCACATGTCTTTGCCATAACTGATACAGCGTACAGATCGATGCTGCAAG aacgtgaagatcaatcaattttatgtaCAGGAGAATCAGGTGCTGGTAAaactgaaaatacaaaaaaagttATACAGTACCTTGCGTACGTAGCTGCCTCAAAATCTCCAAAAGGCGGTGGTGCG AAAGATATCATC GGCGGTTTAGAGCAACAGTTACTTCAAGCCAATCCTATTCTAGAAGCATTCGGTAATGCAAAAACGATAAAAAACGACAACTCTTCCAGATTT GGTAAATTTATTAGGATAAATTTTGATGCTTCTGGGTATATAGCAGGAGCGAATATAGAGACTTACTTATTAGAGAAATCACGTGCCATACGTCAAGCTAAACAAGAAAGAACATTCCATATATTCTATCAACTTCTGTCGGGTGCATCAGCAGCGCAAAAGa AGGAATTCATCTTAGAAGATCCCAAGTCATATCCCTTCATCAGAGACGATAACCACCTAGTACCCGGTGTTGATGATTCTGCTGAATTCGAAGCTACCGTGAACAGTATGAACATCATGGGAATGACCCAAGAAGACTTTAGCGCCATATTCAAGATTGTTTCAGCGGTGATGCTCTTTGGCACCATGCAGTTCAAGCAAGACAGGAACTCGGACCAAGCAACACTACCCGACAACACCGTGGCTCAGAAAATAGCCCATTTGCTCGGTCTACCGGTTACAGACATGACCAAGGCTTTCTTGAAACCCAGAATCAAGGTCGGAAGGGACTTTGTGACTAAAAGTCAGACTAAAGAACAG GTTGAGTTTGCCGTAGAAGCCATATCCAAAGCATGCTATGAACGAATGTTCAGATGGCTGGTAACTAGAATAAATCGCTCTCTAGGTAGAACCAAACGTCAAGGTGCTAGTTTCATTGGAATCCTCGATATTGCcggttttgaaatatttgaattgaattcattTGAGCAGTTATGTATCAACTATACTAACGAGAAGCTTCAACAGCTGTTCAATCACACTATGTTCATTTTGGAACAGGAGGAGTACCAGAGAGAAGGTATTGAATGGAAATTTATAGATTTTGGTCTAGATCTCCAGCCAACAATAGATTTGATCGATAAACCCATGGGTATCATGGCCCTTCTCGATGAAGAGTGTCTTTTCCCAAAGGCTACAGATAAAACGTTTGTCGATAAATTAGTGAACGCTCACTCAGGTCACCCCAAATTTCGTAAAAGCGACTTTAGGGGTGTAGCCGACTTTTCCATCATCCACTATGCGGGCAAAGTGGATTATTGCGCGAACCAATGGTTGATGAAAAACATGGATCCTCAAAATGAGAATGTAGTCTCTTTATTCCAATCCTCACAGGATCCTTTCGTTGTGCACATTTGGAAGGACGCGGAAAACATCGGGAGGGCTAAGGGAATGTTCCGTACTGTTTCCTATTTATATAAGGAACAGCTGGCTAACCTTATGATCACCCTAAGGAACACCAATCCGAATTTCGTTAGATGCATCATACCGAATCATGAAAAACGCTCTGGAAAAATTGACGCGCCTTTGGTACTGGATCAACTGAGGTGTAATGGTGTACTTGAGGGAATAAGAATCTGCAGACAAGGTTTTCCTAATCGTATACCTTTTCAAGAGTTCCGCCAACGGTACGAACTCCTAACACCAAATGTGATCAACAAAGGTTTCATGGATGGCAAGAAAGCCTGTGAAACTATGATAAAATGCTTAGACCTCGATCAAAATTTGTACAGAATCGGACAATCTAAGATCTTTTTCAGAGCTGGAGTGCTGGCCCATTTAGAAGAAGAGCGGGATTACAAAATCACCGATTTAATAGTCAACTTCCAAGCGTTCTGCCGAGGTTTCTTGTCTagaagaaattatcagaaaagaGTACAGCAACTCAACGCTATCAGGATTATTCAAAGAAACTGCTCTGCATACCTGAAACTTCGGAACTGGCAGTGGTGGAGATTATACACCAAAGTTAAACCATTACTGGAGGTCACTAAACAAGAAGAAAAACTTATGCAAAAAGAAGATGAGCTGAAACAGGTGAAAGATaaacttgaacttcaagttAGAGCTTCTTCTGAATTCGAGAAGAAGTATCAACAAGCCCTCGAAGAAAAAACTGTTCTTCAAGAACAGCTACAGGCTGAAGTAGAACTTTGTGCTGAAGCAGAGGAAATGAGAGCTAGAATGACTGCTCGAAAACAAGAATTAGAAGAAATTCTTCACGACTTGGAATCTAgagtagaagaagaagaagaaagagcAAATACTCTAAACACTgataaaaaaaggttattaGGCACCATTCAAGACTTGGAAGAACAGTTAGAAGAAGAGGAAGCAGCCAGGCAAAAATTGCAATTAGAAAAAGTGCAATGTGAtggcaaaataaaaaaacttgaagAGGACTTGGCTCTTAGTGATGATACcaatcaaaaattattgaaagaaaagaaaattttggaaGAACGTTCAAACGACTTAAGCCAAACACTGGCTGAAGAAGAGGAAAAAGCCAAACATCTTTCAAAACTGAAGGCTAAGCATGAAGCAACCATTGCAGAGTTAGAAGAAAGACTTTTAAAAGATCATCAACAAAGACAAGAAGCAGATAGAACTAAAAGAAAGGTAGAAACTGAGGTAAATGATTTGAAGGAACAATTAATGGAAAGAAGAACTCAAATGGAAGAATTACAACTTCAATTGGGTAAAAGGGAAGAAGAATTAGCACAAGCTATGGTAAGAGTAGATGAAGAAGGTGCTATAAAAGCTCAGGCTCAAAAAGCGCTCAGAGAATTAGAAAGTCAACTTGCAGAACTCCAAGAAGATTTGGAGGTTGAAAAAGCAGCTAGAAGTAAAgctgaaaaacaaaaaagagaTCTAAACGAAGAACTGGAAGCTCTGAAAAATGAACTATTAGATTCCATGGATTCGACTGCTGCACAACAAGAATTAAGGTCTAAGAGAGAACAAGAATTGGCCACTTTGAAGAAAACTATTGAAGAAGAAACCCAAGCTCACGAAGTTGCGCTGGCTGATATGAGGCACAAGCATACTCAAGAATTAAGTTCCGTCACCGAGCAACTAGAAAATCTGAAGAAGACTAagaataatttagaaaaaagtAAACAGTCATTGGAAGCAGAAAACGCTGATTTAGCAACTGAGTTGAGAAATGTTAGTTCGAACAGACAGGAAACTGAACGTCGCAGGAAACAAGCTGAAAGCCAGTTGACAGAAATTCAAGCCAAACTGGCTGAAGTAGAAAGAACAAAGACTGAATTTCAGGAAAAGACTCTAAAGCTCCAGCAAGAAATAGACAGCATTGCTCAGCAACTGGAGCAAGCTGAATTGAAAGCATCTGCTGCACAAAAGAATCAAAGCACTGCAGATTCACAATTATCTGAGGTTCAAACAGCTTTAGAAGAGGAAACGAAGCAGAAACTTTCCCTTAGCTCCAAACTGAGACAGATAGAGTCTGAGAAAGAAACTTTACAAGAACATcttgaagaggaagaagaattgaaaaaaaatcttgagaaaCAG TTGGCCAATCTCAATATACAACTTCAAGAAGCTAAAAAGAAAGCAGAAGATGAAGCAGAACAATCTGCCATATTAGAAGAGAGTAAGAAGAAACTTGCCAAAGATTTAGATGTTCTTCAAAGACAGGTTGATGAACTTCTTGCCACCAATGATAAATTGGAAAGAAGCAAAAAGAAGATTGCTGCAGAGCTTGAAGATGCTAACATTGAATTAGAAGTACAAAGACAAAAAGTTATCGAACTGGAAAAGAAACAAAAGAACTTTGACAAGATTCTGGCTGAGGAGAAGCAGGTTAGTGAACAGTTAGCTGAGCAAAGGGATATAGCAGAACGAGAGGCGAGAGAGAAAGAAACAAGGGTATTATCCTTGAGCAGGGAACTTGATGAATCAAGTGAAAAG ATTGAAGAGTTGGAAAGGGTGAAAAGACAACTTCAAGCAGAATTGGATGAACTTGTCAACAACCAAGGCGCTGCTGATAAGAATGTACATGAGCTAGAAAAGGCCAAGAGGTCCCTTGAAAGTCAGTTAGTAGAACTGAGAGCACAAAATGAAGAATTGGAAGATGAATTACAACTTACTGAAGATGCCAAGCTTCGTCTTGAAGTTAATATGCAG GCACTGCGGGCGCAATTTGAAAGAGATGTACAAGCAAAAGAAGAGCAAGCTGAAGAGAAGAGGAGGGGAATAGTAAAACAGTTGAGAGAAATGGAAGCAGAGTTAGATGAAGAAAGAAAACAGAGGACTGCCGCTGTTACTGCCAGGAAGAAATTAGAAG gTGACCTGAAAGAAATGGAAGGGCAGATTGAACTACAATACAAAGTCAAAGAAGACGCTCTCAAACAGTTGAAAAAATCTCAACAGCAATGCAAAGAAGCACTTAGAGAAGCAGAAGAAGCTAGGGCAGGAAGAGAAGACCTAGCTGCCAGTTGCAAGGAAGCCGAAAGAAAAGTTAAGACATTGGAAGCTGATGTTCTTCAGCTCACTGAAGACTTGTCAAGTTCTGAAAGGGCGAGAAGGGCTGCAGAAGCTGAAAGGGATGAACTTCTGGAGGAAATTAATAGTAGCAATAACAAAG GAACACTTCTAGTTGATGAAAAACGTAGACTTGAAGCAAGAATAGCAACTTTAGAAGAGGAGCTTGAAGAAGAGCAGAGTAACAATGAAATCTTCCAAGATAGGGCAAGAAAAGCTCAACTTAACATAGAACAGTTGACAACTGAACTGGCCAATGAAAGATCATCTGCACAGAAGAATGAATCCGGTAGATTGCTTCTCGAGAGACAAAACAAAGAACTTAAAGCCAAACTTACTGAGCTTGAAACTGCTCAGCGTACTAAGACAAAGGCCACAATTACAGCATTGGAAAGTAAATTGGCTAATTTGGAAGAGCAATTAGAG GTTGAAGCTAAAGAACGGCTCACCCAGCAAAAGACCAACCGTAAGCTAGACAAAAAGCTTAAAGAGCTCCTTATGCAGTTGGAAGATGAACGCAGGCACGTGGATCAATACAAAGAACAAGTGGAAAAGGCGAAATCTCGCATGAACGCTTTCAAGCGTCAGCTCGATGAGGCTGAAGAAGAAATAAGCAGGGAAAAGGCACAGAAAAGAAAATTCCAGAGGGAATGTGAAGATATGGCTGAAAGTCACGAGCTAATGTCAAGAGAAATTAGCAACTTGAAGAGTAAATTGAG caTCAAATAA